One segment of Candidatus Acidiferrales bacterium DNA contains the following:
- a CDS encoding HD domain-containing phosphohydrolase, with product MAGEKILVCDDEEAIREVVSTLLEAQGYHCTTVSDGFQAIQKINKDSHDLVLSDIVMPQMDGMRLLRQVRTQDVDVPVIMVTAMHDISIALEAIRAGAYDYILKPFEKDQLYHSVNRALEHRRLVLENRSYQHNLEQLVAERTQQLSLTLRDLEQSYDYTLEALGGALDAKDAETEGHCQRVTAITILIARIMKVDRNELRQIARGAFLHDIGKMGIPDQVLRKPGPLSEEERQIMKRHCEIGYTVLKRIPFLKDPAQIVLAHQEFYDGTGYPRGLKGDEIPLGARIFAVADTLDAMTSDRPYRKALPLCAARAEIVKFSGTQFDPRVVEAFLSKPDEYWAEIRKSIGDPFNFLQSEDE from the coding sequence TTGGCCGGGGAAAAAATTCTCGTTTGCGACGACGAAGAAGCGATTCGTGAAGTTGTCTCGACGCTACTTGAGGCTCAGGGGTATCACTGCACGACTGTCTCCGATGGCTTTCAGGCAATCCAGAAAATCAACAAAGACTCCCATGACCTGGTGCTCAGCGATATCGTTATGCCGCAAATGGACGGCATGCGTCTCCTGCGCCAGGTTCGCACCCAGGATGTCGACGTTCCGGTCATCATGGTCACAGCCATGCACGATATTTCCATCGCTCTGGAGGCGATCCGCGCCGGCGCTTATGACTACATTCTAAAGCCCTTCGAAAAGGATCAGCTCTATCACAGCGTTAATCGCGCTCTCGAACACCGCCGCCTGGTTCTCGAAAACCGCTCCTACCAACATAACCTCGAACAGCTAGTCGCCGAACGCACCCAGCAGCTTTCCTTGACTCTCCGCGACCTCGAGCAATCGTACGACTACACTCTCGAAGCGCTCGGCGGCGCTCTTGACGCCAAGGACGCGGAAACCGAAGGCCATTGTCAGCGCGTTACCGCCATTACAATTCTGATCGCCAGGATCATGAAAGTCGACCGCAACGAACTGCGCCAAATCGCACGCGGCGCTTTTCTCCACGACATTGGCAAAATGGGCATTCCCGACCAGGTGCTTCGCAAGCCCGGCCCTCTGTCCGAAGAAGAGCGTCAGATCATGAAGCGGCACTGCGAAATCGGGTACACAGTGCTCAAGAGGATTCCCTTCTTGAAAGATCCTGCGCAGATCGTCTTGGCCCATCAGGAGTTTTATGACGGCACCGGCTATCCGCGCGGCCTAAAGGGCGACGAAATTCCCTTGGGAGCAAGAATTTTCGCGGTCGCGGACACTCTCGATGCCATGACGTCCGATCGTCCGTATCGAAAGGCTCTGCCCTTGTGCGCCGCTCGCGCGGAAATCGTCAAGTTCTCCGGCACGCAATTTGATCCGCGCGTCGTCGAAGCTTTCCTGTCCAAGCCGGACGAATATTGGGCCGAAATCCGCAAGAGCATCGGCGACCCGTTCAATTTCCTCCAGTCCGAAGACGAGTGA